Proteins encoded in a region of the Gemmatimonadaceae bacterium genome:
- a CDS encoding 2-oxoacid:ferredoxin oxidoreductase subunit beta, translating into MSSISKPSVRHPSAQKNQIGLSKADYEGAMSTLCAGCGHDSVTAALVQAFWELDLPPHRAAKMSGIGCSSKTTAYFMKQSHGFNAVHGRMPSVTAGANAANRELTYIGISGDGDSLNIGLGQLAHAIRRNVNMLYVIENNGVYGLTKGQFSASADLGSMSRKGEVNEQTPIDPVLLALTLGATFVARSFSGDKSQLVPILKAAMTHRGFALVDVISPCVSFNDHEGSAKSYAYMRRHEVETVMTDFVPLRREIKVPETHEEMTVVRMHDGSEVRLHATAPGYNPRSRDMAYRHVQACIRKGEVATGILFIDDAGRCMHDMQRTVPTPLAHLPFEQLCPGSAALNHLMERYR; encoded by the coding sequence ATGAGTTCCATCAGCAAGCCGTCGGTGCGCCACCCGAGCGCGCAGAAGAACCAGATCGGGCTGTCGAAGGCCGATTACGAAGGGGCCATGTCGACGCTCTGCGCCGGCTGCGGCCACGACTCGGTGACGGCCGCGCTCGTGCAGGCGTTCTGGGAGCTCGACCTGCCGCCGCACCGCGCCGCGAAGATGAGCGGCATCGGCTGCTCGTCCAAGACCACCGCGTACTTCATGAAGCAGTCGCACGGCTTCAATGCCGTGCACGGCCGCATGCCGTCAGTGACGGCCGGCGCCAACGCGGCCAACCGTGAGCTGACGTACATCGGCATTTCCGGCGATGGTGATTCGCTCAACATCGGACTCGGCCAGCTCGCGCATGCAATCCGCCGCAACGTGAACATGCTGTACGTGATCGAGAACAACGGCGTCTACGGCCTCACCAAGGGGCAGTTCTCGGCGTCGGCCGATCTCGGCAGCATGTCGCGCAAGGGTGAGGTGAACGAACAGACGCCCATTGATCCCGTGCTGCTCGCGCTCACCCTCGGCGCGACGTTCGTGGCGCGCTCCTTCTCGGGCGACAAGAGCCAGCTGGTGCCGATCCTCAAGGCCGCGATGACGCACCGCGGGTTCGCACTCGTGGACGTGATCTCGCCGTGCGTGTCGTTCAACGACCACGAAGGGTCGGCCAAGAGCTACGCCTACATGCGCCGTCACGAGGTGGAAACGGTGATGACCGACTTCGTCCCTCTGCGGCGCGAGATCAAGGTCCCCGAGACGCACGAGGAGATGACGGTGGTTCGCATGCATGACGGCAGCGAGGTGCGGCTGCACGCGACGGCGCCCGGCTACAATCCGCGCAGCCGTGATATGGCGTATCGCCACGTGCAGGCGTGCATCAGGAAGGGCGAAGTGGCCACCGGCATCCTGTTCATCGACGACGCCGGCCGCTGCATGCACGACATGCAGCGCACCGTGCCGACGCCGCTGGCTCACTTGCCGTTCGAGCAGCTGTGCCCGGGGAGTGCGGCACTCAATCACCTGATGGAACGATACAGATGA
- a CDS encoding 2-oxoacid:acceptor oxidoreductase subunit alpha produces MSGINDFAFKSATVNGTGSASANTLLMQAIFRMGIPVTGKNIFPSNIQGLPTWYEIRVSHEGFTARPPVIDLIVALNPSTYPQDIASLRPGGYLMYDSSWPLDPKLVRDDVTILGVPLGQMCREAFTRDRDRTLLRNIAYAGALAALLQIDMAVIEQMLTENYGRKKSLLEANHRAVRMGYDYARRHFDCPLPFRCEPMNETAGAVLMDGNTACALGALYAGATVGAWYPITPSTSLMDAFKEFCQEFRVDPDTKLNRYCIIQAEDELAAAGMVIGAGWMGARSFTCTSGPGISLMQEFLGYAYYAEIPGVFINVQRAGPATGLPTRTQQADLLTMAYASHGDTKHIILFPADPRECFTLTVAAFDAAERFQTPVFVASDLDIGMNDWMMPRLTWDDGYRPDRGKVLDAAALEQVKNFSRYLDADGDGVAARTLPGVSGKGAYFTRGSGHDKHGAYTEDSAAYAEVLDRIRRKLETAAHTLPKPVISRQDGADVGIVFLGSSEAPVREAVVRLREHGVRADAMRICAFPFAPEVREFLDRYKTLFVVEQNRDAQLRALLTIETGFPRDQMIPVLDFAGQPMTADELVTAMSTHLAGASA; encoded by the coding sequence ATGAGCGGCATCAACGACTTCGCCTTCAAGTCGGCCACCGTCAACGGGACCGGCTCGGCCAGCGCCAACACCCTCCTGATGCAGGCGATCTTCCGCATGGGCATTCCCGTCACGGGCAAGAACATCTTCCCGTCGAACATCCAGGGGCTGCCCACGTGGTACGAGATTCGCGTGAGCCACGAGGGCTTCACGGCGCGTCCGCCGGTGATCGACCTCATCGTCGCGCTCAACCCTTCCACCTATCCGCAGGACATCGCCTCGCTGCGCCCGGGCGGCTACCTGATGTACGACTCGTCCTGGCCGCTCGACCCGAAGCTCGTGCGCGACGACGTCACCATCCTCGGCGTGCCGCTGGGCCAGATGTGCCGCGAGGCGTTCACGCGCGACCGCGACCGCACGCTGCTGCGCAACATCGCGTACGCCGGCGCGCTCGCCGCCCTGCTGCAGATCGACATGGCCGTGATCGAGCAGATGCTGACCGAGAATTACGGCCGCAAGAAATCGCTGCTCGAGGCCAACCATCGCGCCGTGCGCATGGGTTACGACTACGCGCGCAGGCACTTCGACTGTCCGTTGCCGTTCCGCTGCGAGCCGATGAACGAGACTGCCGGCGCGGTGCTCATGGACGGCAACACGGCCTGCGCGCTCGGCGCGCTCTATGCCGGCGCAACGGTTGGTGCGTGGTATCCCATCACGCCCAGCACCTCGCTGATGGATGCGTTCAAGGAATTCTGCCAGGAATTCCGCGTCGACCCCGACACCAAACTCAACCGCTACTGCATCATCCAGGCCGAGGATGAGCTGGCCGCGGCAGGGATGGTCATCGGCGCCGGCTGGATGGGGGCGCGGTCGTTCACCTGCACGTCGGGACCCGGCATCTCGCTGATGCAGGAATTCCTCGGTTACGCCTACTACGCCGAGATTCCCGGCGTGTTCATCAACGTGCAGCGTGCGGGACCGGCCACCGGCCTGCCCACGCGCACGCAGCAGGCCGACCTGTTGACGATGGCATATGCGTCTCACGGCGACACCAAGCACATCATCCTCTTTCCCGCCGATCCGCGCGAGTGCTTCACCCTGACGGTGGCGGCATTCGATGCGGCGGAGCGCTTCCAGACGCCGGTCTTCGTGGCGTCGGACCTCGACATCGGCATGAATGACTGGATGATGCCGCGCCTGACGTGGGATGACGGTTATCGCCCCGACCGCGGCAAGGTGCTCGATGCCGCGGCGCTCGAGCAGGTGAAGAATTTCTCGCGCTACCTCGACGCCGATGGCGATGGGGTTGCCGCCCGCACGCTGCCCGGCGTCAGCGGCAAGGGCGCGTACTTCACGCGCGGCTCGGGGCACGACAAGCACGGCGCCTATACCGAGGACTCCGCGGCTTACGCGGAAGTGCTCGACCGCATTCGCCGGAAGCTCGAGACGGCCGCGCACACGCTTCCCAAGCCGGTGATCTCCCGACAGGACGGCGCCGACGTCGGCATTGTCTTCCTTGGCAGTTCCGAGGCGCCGGTGCGCGAGGCGGTGGTGCGGCTGCGCGAACACGGCGTTCGCGCCGACGCGATGCGCATCTGCGCGTTCCCGTTTGCTCCCGAGGTGCGGGAGTTCCTCGATCGGTACAAGACGCTCTTCGTGGTGGAGCAGAACCGTGACGCCCAACTGCGCGCGCTGCTGACCATCGAGACCGGCTTCCCGCGCGACCAGATGATCCCGGTGCTCGACTTCGCCGGCCAACCGATGACGGCTGATGAATTGGTGACCGCAATGTCCACGCATCTCGCCGGAGCGTCCGCATGA
- a CDS encoding FAD-dependent oxidoreductase, translating into MAPTNVTDPRYFHKVVDCQWACPAHTNVPQYLRLIGQGRYADSYLLNRESNVFPGILGRTCDRPCEPACRRGRVDDKPVAICRLKRVAADLRGDITGRLPKAPAQKNGKRVALVGAGPSSLTVANELLPLGYDVTIYEKYCNPGGLMRFSIPSFRLPASVIDEECGYIIDMGAHMKYETPVTSMRALLEEGYDAVFVGTGAPKGKDLEIPGRHDAPTIHVGLDWLAGVHFGHIESIERRVLIIGVGNTAMDCCRTSRRLGARDVSVVARRGRAHFKASPWELEDAEEEGVHILENHAPRRFIVENGVLTGMEFDQLRWGEDAAGNQASEVTGTVVIPCDAVILAIGQDNAVPWIEGDLGIEFAARHMPVVDKVTHQSTRPGVFFGGDAAFGPQNIIWAVAHGHQAAISIHLHCSGRPLTDRPPEGMTLTSTKLGMGAWEYSNDYNPSSRAKMQHEELVKRFSDVSVEVELGYTPEQAAREVERCLNCDIQTAFTDALCIECDACIDICPTSCLTITEERASEEELRQHLSAPARNMMQDLFVSGPLPQTKRLMVKDEDVCLHCGLCADRCPTAAWDMQRFDLKLAYAGVEAR; encoded by the coding sequence ATGGCCCCCACGAACGTCACAGACCCACGGTACTTCCATAAAGTCGTTGATTGCCAGTGGGCCTGTCCGGCCCACACCAATGTGCCGCAGTACCTGCGTCTCATTGGGCAGGGACGGTACGCCGACTCGTACCTGCTGAACCGCGAGTCCAACGTCTTCCCGGGCATTCTCGGCCGCACCTGCGACCGTCCCTGCGAGCCGGCCTGCCGGCGCGGACGCGTGGACGACAAGCCGGTGGCCATCTGCCGCCTGAAGCGCGTGGCCGCCGACCTGCGCGGCGACATCACCGGTCGACTTCCCAAGGCGCCAGCCCAGAAGAATGGCAAGCGAGTCGCGCTCGTCGGCGCGGGACCGTCATCCCTTACGGTCGCCAACGAGCTGCTTCCGCTCGGCTACGACGTCACCATCTACGAGAAGTACTGCAACCCGGGCGGGCTGATGCGGTTCAGCATTCCGTCGTTCCGCCTGCCGGCGAGCGTGATCGACGAAGAGTGCGGCTACATCATCGACATGGGCGCGCACATGAAGTACGAGACGCCGGTGACGAGCATGCGCGCGCTGCTCGAAGAAGGCTACGACGCGGTCTTTGTCGGCACCGGCGCGCCCAAGGGAAAGGACCTCGAGATTCCCGGCCGGCACGATGCGCCAACCATCCACGTCGGCCTCGACTGGCTCGCCGGCGTGCACTTCGGCCACATCGAGTCCATCGAACGACGCGTCCTGATCATCGGCGTCGGCAATACCGCCATGGACTGCTGCCGCACGTCCAGGCGGCTGGGCGCCCGCGACGTGTCGGTGGTCGCGCGCCGCGGCCGCGCACACTTCAAGGCATCGCCGTGGGAGCTGGAGGACGCCGAGGAAGAGGGCGTGCACATCCTCGAGAACCACGCCCCCAGGCGCTTCATCGTCGAGAACGGCGTGCTCACGGGGATGGAATTCGACCAGCTGCGCTGGGGCGAGGACGCCGCCGGCAATCAGGCGAGCGAAGTGACCGGCACCGTGGTGATTCCCTGCGACGCCGTCATCCTCGCCATCGGCCAGGACAATGCGGTGCCGTGGATCGAAGGCGACCTCGGCATCGAGTTCGCCGCGCGCCACATGCCGGTGGTGGACAAGGTCACGCACCAGAGCACGCGCCCCGGCGTCTTCTTTGGCGGTGACGCGGCCTTCGGGCCGCAGAACATCATCTGGGCGGTGGCGCACGGCCATCAGGCGGCCATCTCCATCCACCTGCATTGCAGCGGACGCCCGCTCACCGACCGTCCGCCCGAGGGCATGACGCTGACGAGCACCAAGCTGGGGATGGGCGCATGGGAGTACAGCAACGACTACAACCCGTCGTCGCGCGCCAAGATGCAGCATGAGGAACTCGTGAAGCGCTTCAGCGACGTGAGCGTCGAGGTCGAGCTGGGCTACACCCCGGAACAGGCCGCGCGCGAAGTCGAGCGCTGCCTCAACTGCGACATCCAGACCGCGTTCACCGACGCCCTGTGCATCGAGTGCGACGCCTGCATCGACATCTGCCCGACGAGCTGTCTCACCATCACCGAGGAGCGCGCCTCCGAAGAGGAACTCCGTCAGCATCTCTCGGCACCCGCACGCAACATGATGCAGGATCTCTTCGTCTCGGGGCCGCTGCCGCAGACCAAGCGGTTGATGGTGAAGGATGAGGATGTCTGCCTGCACTGCGGGCTCTGCGCCGACCGCTGCCCCACCGCGGCCTGGGACATGCAGCGATTCGACCTGAAGCTCGCCTACGCGGGCGTGGAGGCGCGATGA
- a CDS encoding CatB-related O-acetyltransferase, protein MPLGPSPTTRHPITGAERVAFLRNFITRPTIEVGDYTYYDDPDGAEQFEKNVLYHFDFIGDRLIIGKFCSIAAGVRFLMNGGNHHVATLSSYPFAIFGNGWEPAMPESWPHKGDIRVGNDVWIGYGATILPGVTIGDGAVIGSLSVVTGDVPPYAIVGGNPARVIRHRFDDATIARLLALRWWDWDIEKITRNVAAIAGTDLGALDRD, encoded by the coding sequence GTGCCACTCGGCCCCTCTCCCACCACGCGCCACCCCATCACGGGCGCCGAGCGCGTCGCCTTCCTCAGGAACTTCATCACGCGTCCGACCATCGAGGTCGGCGACTACACGTATTACGACGACCCCGACGGCGCGGAACAGTTCGAAAAGAATGTCCTGTATCACTTCGACTTCATCGGCGACCGGCTGATCATCGGGAAGTTCTGTTCCATCGCGGCCGGGGTGCGCTTCCTGATGAACGGCGGCAATCATCATGTGGCCACGCTGTCGAGCTACCCGTTCGCGATCTTCGGCAACGGATGGGAGCCGGCGATGCCCGAGTCGTGGCCGCACAAGGGTGATATCCGCGTGGGCAACGACGTATGGATCGGCTACGGCGCGACCATCCTGCCGGGCGTGACCATCGGCGACGGCGCGGTGATCGGCAGCCTGAGCGTGGTAACCGGCGATGTCCCCCCATACGCCATCGTCGGCGGCAACCCGGCGCGCGTCATCCGCCACCGCTTCGACGATGCGACTATTGCACGCCTGCTCGCACTCCGTTGGTGGGACTGGGACATCGAAAAGATCACGCGCAACGTCGCGGCCATCGCCGGCACCGATCTCGGCGCGCTCGATCGAGACTGA
- a CDS encoding amidohydrolase: protein MTRSLFRSLALASLTACLPLTLTAQRQSTAADSIKYVYPASPELEALKTEVAKKIDAKAKLVQEMVDQVFSFGELGMQEFETSKYLTGILEQNGFKVERGVAGMPTAWVAKWGSGKPVISLGSDIDGIPQTNTKPGVGYRDQYLQGAPSHGEGHNSGVPLNIAAALAVKEIMEAKKMPGTLVLWPGVAEEQMAGKAFLVRAGIFKDVDITLFTHVGQDLGVSWGQSSSTALISAQFRFKGQSAHAAGAPWRGRSALDAAMLMGVGWEFRREHLELQQRSHYVITDGGDQPNVVPSTATIWFYFRERDAEHVKANFELGKKVALGAAMMSDVSLDTVMIVGSGWSGHFSRPVAEDMYANIKKVGMPAWDEKDQALAKGIQRELGQPERGLTTGTGRIEGPVPEAARMGGGSDDIGDVSWNVPTVTLRFPSNIPGLPGHNWANAIAMATPLAHKGVVAGAKVQAMTILDILTTPQLVKDAWDYFNDVQTKTIKYYPLIGPTDQPPIWLNKDILMKYREDMRKYYYDPKKYKSYLDQLGITYPTVHDKPVP, encoded by the coding sequence ATGACCCGTTCGTTGTTCCGATCGCTGGCGCTCGCCAGCCTGACCGCCTGCCTGCCGCTGACGCTCACCGCGCAGCGCCAGAGCACCGCGGCCGACTCGATCAAGTACGTCTACCCGGCCTCGCCAGAACTCGAGGCCCTCAAGACCGAGGTGGCCAAGAAGATTGATGCCAAGGCCAAGCTCGTGCAGGAGATGGTGGATCAGGTCTTCTCGTTCGGCGAACTCGGCATGCAGGAGTTCGAGACCTCCAAGTACCTGACCGGGATTCTCGAGCAGAACGGCTTCAAGGTGGAGCGCGGCGTGGCCGGCATGCCGACCGCGTGGGTGGCCAAGTGGGGCAGCGGCAAGCCGGTGATCTCGCTGGGCAGCGACATCGACGGCATCCCGCAGACCAACACCAAGCCGGGCGTGGGATATCGCGACCAGTACCTGCAGGGCGCGCCCAGCCACGGCGAGGGGCACAACTCGGGCGTGCCGCTGAACATCGCGGCGGCACTCGCCGTGAAGGAGATCATGGAAGCGAAGAAGATGCCCGGGACCCTGGTCCTCTGGCCGGGCGTCGCCGAGGAGCAGATGGCGGGCAAGGCCTTCCTCGTGCGGGCCGGCATCTTCAAGGACGTGGACATCACGCTCTTCACGCACGTCGGGCAGGACCTCGGCGTGTCGTGGGGTCAGAGCAGCAGCACCGCGCTCATCTCGGCGCAGTTCCGGTTCAAGGGACAGAGCGCCCACGCCGCCGGCGCGCCGTGGCGCGGCCGGAGCGCGCTCGACGCCGCCATGCTGATGGGGGTGGGCTGGGAGTTCCGCCGCGAGCATCTCGAGCTGCAGCAGCGGTCGCACTACGTGATCACCGACGGCGGCGACCAGCCCAATGTGGTGCCGAGCACGGCGACCATCTGGTTCTACTTCCGTGAGCGCGACGCCGAGCATGTGAAGGCCAACTTCGAGCTCGGCAAGAAGGTGGCGCTGGGCGCCGCGATGATGAGCGACGTGTCGCTCGACACCGTGATGATTGTCGGCTCCGGGTGGAGCGGCCACTTCTCGCGTCCCGTGGCCGAGGACATGTACGCCAACATCAAGAAGGTCGGGATGCCGGCGTGGGACGAAAAGGACCAGGCGCTCGCGAAGGGGATCCAGCGGGAACTCGGCCAGCCCGAGCGTGGACTGACCACCGGGACCGGACGCATCGAAGGGCCGGTGCCGGAAGCGGCGCGTATGGGCGGCGGTTCGGACGACATCGGCGACGTGAGCTGGAACGTGCCGACCGTCACCCTGCGCTTCCCGTCGAACATCCCGGGGCTGCCGGGCCACAACTGGGCCAACGCCATTGCCATGGCGACGCCGCTCGCGCACAAGGGCGTGGTGGCCGGCGCGAAGGTGCAGGCGATGACGATCCTCGACATCCTCACCACGCCGCAGCTCGTGAAGGATGCGTGGGACTACTTCAACGATGTGCAGACCAAGACCATCAAGTACTACCCGCTCATCGGTCCCACCGACCAGCCGCCCATCTGGCTGAACAAGGACATCCTCATGAAGTACCGTGAGGACATGCGGAAGTACTACTACGATCCCAAGAAGTACAAGTCGTATCTCGACCAGCTCGGGATCACGTATCCGACGGTCCACGACAAGCCTGTTCCGTAG
- a CDS encoding GNAT family N-acetyltransferase — protein sequence MPTVEVTITYLEMEHPAMLRARRTTRPGVAVERIDPPSAEMAAHFYCDIGNDYFWLERAAWSEEQWEDALARPGTEFWVLKVDGDEAGFFLLTMPSPRTREIEYFGLFSWFAGKGLGAHLLTCAIERAWEAGADRVMVNTCTLDHPGALPNYLARGFEVVRKRSEWRVLPE from the coding sequence ATGCCTACGGTCGAAGTGACCATCACCTACCTGGAGATGGAGCATCCCGCGATGCTCCGGGCCCGGCGGACCACACGCCCCGGCGTCGCGGTCGAGCGCATCGACCCGCCGTCGGCGGAGATGGCGGCGCACTTCTACTGTGACATCGGCAACGACTATTTCTGGCTGGAGCGCGCCGCGTGGTCCGAGGAACAGTGGGAAGATGCGCTGGCGCGTCCGGGGACCGAGTTCTGGGTGCTCAAGGTGGACGGCGACGAGGCGGGTTTCTTTCTGCTCACAATGCCGTCGCCGCGCACCCGCGAGATCGAGTACTTCGGCCTCTTCTCGTGGTTCGCGGGGAAGGGGCTTGGTGCGCACCTGCTCACCTGCGCCATCGAACGCGCGTGGGAGGCCGGCGCCGATCGCGTGATGGTGAACACCTGCACGCTCGACCATCCCGGCGCGCTCCCCAACTACCTCGCCCGCGGGTTCGAGGTGGTGCGCAAGCGCTCCGAATGGCGCGTGCTGCCGGAGTAA